From Rissa tridactyla isolate bRisTri1 chromosome 7, bRisTri1.patW.cur.20221130, whole genome shotgun sequence, a single genomic window includes:
- the TNFAIP1 gene encoding BTB/POZ domain-containing adapter for CUL3-mediated RhoA degradation protein 2, producing the protein MSGDTCLTTTLCPAAGPKPKTCSFKAGSLGNKYVRLNVGGSLYYTTVQVLTRHDTMLKAMFSGRMEVLTDKEGWILIDRCGKHFGTILNYLRDDTIALPKHRQEIKELMAEAKYYLIQGLVDMCQAALQDKKDLYEPVCSIPIITSPKEEERLIESSMKPVVKLLYNRSNNKYSYTSNSDDNLLKNIELFDKLSLRFNGRVLFIKDVIGDEICCWSFYGQGRKLAEVCCTSIVYATEKKQTKVEFPEARIYEETLNVLLYETPRVPDNSLLEATSRSRSQASHSEDDEGFELRDRVRRIHVKRYSTYDDRQLGH; encoded by the exons ATGTCCGGGGACACATGTCTAACCACCACCCTTTGTCCAGCTGCAGGGCCCAAGCCCAAAACTTGCAGCTTCAAAGCAGGCAGCCTTGGTAACAAGTATGTGCGACTAAATGTTGGGGGCTCTTTATATTACACTACAGTACAAGTACTGACCAGGCATGACACAATGCTTAAGGCCATGTTCAGCGGCAGAATGGAAGTGCTCACAGACAAGGAAG GCTGGATCCTTATAGACCGATGTGGGAAGCACTTTGGAACAATTCTAAACTATCTCCGAGATGACACGATTGCACTTCCAAAACACAGACAGGAGATCAAAGAGTTGATGGCAGAAGCCAAATATTATCTCATTCAGGGCTTAGTGGACATGTGTCAAGCAGCCCTGCAG GACAAGAAAGACTTGTATGAGCCTGTCTGTAGCATCCCTATTATCACATCTCCTAAAGAAGAAGAGAGACTGATAGAATCATCAATGAAA CCTGTTGTTAAGCTGCTTTATAATAGAAGCAACAACAAATACTCCTACACCAG tAACTCAGATGACAACTTACTGAAGAACATAGAACTGTTTGACAAGCTCTCTCTCCGTTTCAACGGCAGAGTTCTCTTCATTAAGGATGTTATAGGGGATGAAATCTGCTGCTGGTCTTTCTATGGACAGGGGCGGAAACTCGCTGAAGTCTGTTGTACCTCTATAGTGTATGCTACAGAGAAGAAGCAAACCAAG GTTGAATTCCCTGAGGCACGAATTTATGAGGAAACGCTGAATGTCTTACTATATGAAACGCCACGGGTTCCTGATAACTCTCTGCTGGAAGCCACAAGCAGGAGCCGAAGCCAGGCATCTCACAGTGAGGATGATGAGGGTTTTGAACTTCGTGACCGAGTGCGCCGAATCCATGTGAAGAGATACAGCACCTATGATGACCGTCAGCTTGGCCACTAG
- the IFT20 gene encoding intraflagellar transport protein 20 homolog yields the protein MAQAALGAAGLHFDELNKLRVLEPEAAQQTAQLREECRAFLDKIVEFQKIVGSLIELVDQLAKAAESEKMKAIGARNLLKSIAKQREAQEQQLQALIAEKKMQLERYRIEYETLCKIEADQNEFIDQFIFQK from the exons ATGGCGCAGGCGGCGCTGGGCGCGGCGGGCCTGCACTTCGACGAGCTGAACAAGCTGCGCGTCCTGGAGCCCGAGGCGGCGCAGCAGACGGCTCAGCTCCGCGAGGAGTGCAGGGCCTTCCTCGACA aaatagtAGAATTTCAAAAAATAGTGGGTAGCTTAATTGAACTTGTTGATCAACTGGCAAAAGCTGCTGAAAGTGAGAAGATGAAG GCCATTGGCGCACGGAATTTGCTGAAGTCTATAGCAAAGCAAAGAGAAGCTCAGGAACAGCAGCTTCAGGCTTTAATAGCCGAGAAAAAGATGCAGCTGGAAAG aTACCGAATAGAGTACGAGACCCTGTGTAAAATTGAAGCAGACCAGAACGAATTCATTGACCaattcatttttcagaaatag